The region AGCTTGCCAATATGGCTGCCAGTCTCTGTGTGAGTCAATGCTGAGGCATGTTCAACAGCACAACTTCCACATTCTGTGTCATTTGTTGTAGGTCGTCCAGTCTTTTTCAGTACGGTGCAGAATACGACTTTTCCTAATTGAAGCCAGTCCTTGTTTGGCAAAGTTGGTCACATCCTGATTTGTTGTTGCAGTATTTCACATCCTTCACAGTTTCCCATGGCCGCTCACGTCCACAGACATACAGCGACACTGTTTGACCCTCTGCACCTTACGGTGTCTGAAAGGTGGCTGCAGGTCCGGGCAGTCCAGCTGCACTGTGAGCTGTGTGATGCGGTGTGGCCTGCAGAAGGAGCAGGACTGGAATGGTTCCTGGGCCTTGTTGTGACTTTTCCTTCCAGAGCCTGAGGCATGGCCTCGACTTTGGCCCTGACCCGAACTGGGGCCCATGTGGCGGGGGATGTAGAAGGAGTTACACTGACCGTAGCAGAAACGGTTGACCACAGTGCGGCTGCGGCAACCTTCCTCGCTGACTGTCTGACGGAGGGGCTGTGTCTTGCACCAGTCTCTGCGGAGGTAGCGTCGCTCTGTCACCACTAGTGCTTCTCTGCTAGAGGAGAGCACCTCTGGTTTCTGGTGCAATAACCTGTGGTGACGTTCTGAGGACAGGTTTCCTTTGGTCTTGTACGGGGAGGGGATGGATCCCTGAGGACGGGACTTTTTGGCCTCTGCGGTGATGCAGAGCACACCAGCTAGGATGACCGGGATGGTAATTTTCCACAGCATTCTACAAAAAGAGAGGGACACATCAGtattcattacatttttatacacaaGAGATGGTTTCTGTAGAATAAAACATCTGCTGTGGCAGGAACAGAATCGGAGAACCCTGAAGCCGCtgtaacaaaaaaatctgacagcATGTGATGATGCATGACAGTCCCACAACTGCTGACATGATATTAATATTGCCAATCATGTTTTCAATTGCCTTAATGTGCATTTATGTCCAACCTGCTCGCAGTGGAGCCCTCCAGGCATCATTGAGGAAATGAATCCATCACCGGGGCCTCCATTTGTCAGCAACTCTGTGTCATTACTTCTATTTGCTTTCCTCTCGGCTACGCAACTCttccaaaaataaacaaaggccTGCCATCAAAGGATTCACTTAAACACCCATAACGAGAAGGGGAAGTTGATTTTATTGGTCCCGTCGCCGGGTAAAATAATTAGGGCTTTGCTTACTTTAGTCATGAACTATGCCGCAGATATGTAAACAGGCATTAGAGAGGCCCATCTGCATGTTATTAGGGGAAGAGATGGGGGACGGTACAGTGCCCTCTGGGAGTCCACTCCTTTTCTCTTTGCTGATATACAAGCTGAACTGAGAATGACCCACAGTGTCCATTATCACCATGGCGTCCTCTGTATCACGTTAGTACTAGAAACGGTGTCATCTCGAGAAATCACTCCACCACCTCGGTTCAGGATGGAGTAATCACCCCTGTGCACGCTGTCAGCTTTCCTGCCAGTACATTTTTGACCATCACTCAAGCATCTTTTCAGCAGATGTTGCTCTTGACAAGCATCGCATGACATCAAGTCCGAGAATCTGACTGAGAACCAAACTGCCTCAAGGCCACTGGCTGCTGCTATTCACAGGCGCTTCTTTTTGCTGTGCAAAATTTCTATGTtgcctttcttcctcttctggaCGTCCAACTCACTCCGACATGGAACAAATGACTTTATCATAATCCACTCTGTTCTCTGCCTCCCTTTTTTCTGCCCTTGACCCCGAGGTCATGGCAGCTCTGTCCGAAACTAACACTCACGTCTGTATATCACTATCCAGGCAGCAGTAGCCTTAAGCTAGACAGCAGCTGTTTGTCCATCCAGCAGAGAAGTACCAGACTCTTTCTCGAGGACACAAAGAGCGAATTTAGGTTACAAAAACACATATCTGCTctattttgctgttgtttttgtgcataTGTAGTCtcttaaatcagtgtttttatttcttcattttcttcaaTGAGATCAAACCCCACCAGGAAGAAagtatttcagattttatgaagtcACTGCCAAGAAATCAGGTTTAAATCTTCTGGACATGCAGTTAGGTTAATTGCTGATCTTTGGTATTTCCTATCTGAGGATatccaaaaaaattcaactgtgaaataaaaaaatctattgttttgatgttttcacACCACACAGTTCCTTCAATATCTCAAAGCACAGTGAGAAATTTTCTAATGGCAGTCAGAcagacaaaagttgaaattGCTCCTTATGTTATCATGGACATCAATGGcttaatattaatgattaaagCTTTGTTGTAATAGGGTATAATCTTTATGATAATATCAATGACTAAAGCTGGTCTTTGTTGTAATAGGGTATAATCTTTATGATAATATCAATGACTAAAGCTGCTCTTTGTTGTAATAGGGTATAACCTTTATGATAATATCAATGATTAAAGCTGGTCTCTGTTGTAATAGGGTATAACCTTTATGATAATATCAATGATTAAAGCTGCTCTTTGTTGTAATAGGGTATAACCTTTATGATAATATCAATGATTAAAGCTGGTCTCTGTTGTAATAGGGTATAACCTTTATGATAATATCAATGATTAAAGCTGGTCTCTGTTGTAATAGGGTATAACCTTTATGATAATATCAATGATTAAAGCTGGTCTTTGTTGTAATAGGGTATAACCTTTATGATAATATCAATGATTAAAGCTGGTCTTTGTTGTAATAGGGTATAATCTTTTTGATAATATCAATGGCTAAAGCTGGTCTTTGTTGTAATAGGGTATAATCTTTATGATAATATCAATGACTAAAGCTGCTCTTTGTTGTAATAGGGTATAATCTTTATGATAATATCAATGGCTAAAGCTGGTCTTTGTTGTAATAGGGTATAATCTTTATGATAATATCAATGACTAAAGCTGCTCTTTGTTGTAATAGGGTATAATCTTTATGATAATATCAATGATTAAAGCTGGTCTCTGTTGCAATAGGGTTTAATCTTTATGATAATATCAATGATTAAAGCTGGTCTCTGTTGCAATAGGGTATAATCTTTATGATAATATCAATGATTAAAGCTGGTCTTTGTTGTAATAGGGTATAATCTTTATGATAATATCAATGATTAAAGCTGGTCTTTGTTGTAATAGGGTATAATCTTTATGATAATATCAATGATTAAAGCTGGTCTTTGTTGTAATAGGGTATAATCTTTATGATAATATCAATGATTAAAGCTGGTCTCTGTTGTAATAGGGTATAATCtttatgataatattaataattaaagctggtctttattataatatggGATAGTTgtgtttataataataattaacacTGATTCTTATGTAGGCTACAACAGAGAGTACGGTCTAGAACTGcttgttgaaaaatgtttgacataattttagttatgaattggcactatacaaacaaagattgattgactTATAAGTTATAAAAGCAAACATGCCCAGAAGGGACAAGATTGACTATTTCTATATAATTGTTTTCATGCCTTTAAATACTGCCAGGGGTTAGTAcaaccctcaaattccacatatcCCGCCTGTTGCTCCAGCCAATGGTTTGAACCCTTGCCCACTGGTTAGTTTCTGGAGTGATGTGCAGCAGAGACCTGAGCATCTGGAGACAGGACCACTATGAGTTTGTGCTTGAAAAGtatgtaaaaaacacattactTTGCTGTTTGCTGTAGTCAAAGTATGCTCAAAAGTTAAACAGTTTGTGTGTGATCTTATTTAAAAGCCTGCAGTTTCCAGTTagttaacttttcttcatctttgttacctttgtgacccactgactcAGTGATGACCTCTGTCTTATGCCAcgggatgagatgtaatgttgattaGTGATAAGATATAGTTACCTGGCACCAGTGGTGGGAAAAGTACAgaactattgtactcaagtaaaagtacagttactcggGTTtgaatttacttaagtagaagtaaaaacatcggtctataaatctactcaaaaaaaattaaaaagcatttaacttaaagtttactttaagtactaaGCACAGAGGAGCTACTAAGGATTTGTACAGTGAAATATAATCTTTCCTTACTGGCAAGAATAACAAGAAAATACATCTCCAACCATGCTTTTCAGGTAGTCATACCTCTATGATGAAGTCAAATACACGGCAAAATTGACAGTTATTCAAACTCATATAGTtaaatttaacaattaaaaagtG is a window of Cheilinus undulatus linkage group 6, ASM1832078v1, whole genome shotgun sequence DNA encoding:
- the grem2a gene encoding gremlin-2; translation: MLWKITIPVILAGVLCITAEAKKSRPQGSIPSPYKTKGNLSSERHHRLLHQKPEVLSSSREALVVTERRYLRRDWCKTQPLRQTVSEEGCRSRTVVNRFCYGQCNSFYIPRHMGPSSGQGQSRGHASGSGRKSHNKAQEPFQSCSFCRPHRITQLTVQLDCPDLQPPFRHRKVQRVKQCRCMSVDVSGHGKL